The window TTGCAGATTCTAAACCTCCCGTTGTACCAATAATTTGCGATACATTAGGATCTAAAGCAGTTACTTCGTTTTTAATTGTGGTAAAATTTAAATTGGCTGTCCACGAAAACTTTTCTGTCTTAACAGGTGTACCACCTAATGCAAACTCAAAGCCTTTATTGTACATCGAGCCAACATTGGCAAGAATAGTTCCGGCCGGATCGTTCGGAATACCTTTCGATAAAGCCTGAGGTACGTTCAACAATAAGTTATTGATGTCTTTCTTGAAATAATCGGCCTCAAAAGTTAATCGGTTATTGAACAAGGCAAGGTTTAAACCAAAATCAAGCTGGTTACTGGTTTCCCATTTCAGCTCTTTGTTACCCGCCTGACCAAAAATCCATGCAAAAGGCGTTACACCGTAAAGTCCTGGACTGTAAGTAGTATATTCGCTGTATGCAGGTACATTTGCGTTACCTACGCGACCGTAACTTGCCCTGATTCTTAACGAATTTACAGTTTTACCTAGTGCCGAGTTTTTAAAGAAATCTTCTTCTGAGATGGTCCATCCTACAGATCCGCCACCAAAGTTACCCCATTTATTATCAGAAGATAATGCTGAGTTTCCGTCTCTTCTGAAGTTACCACTGATATAATATTTTCCTTTGTAGTTATAACTTGCACTTGCCAGGTAAGCCTGAAATGCAATTTCGTTGATACTGTTACCGCCAGGTACGTTTGTGGTAAATGTACCCTGAAACTGATCGAAGAAAGTAGGATCACCCAATCCCTGACGGATAGCACCCCAGTTTTCTGTCCTGGTATTTTGAACGTCGCTACCGATAGTCAGGTTTAAATTGTGTACACCGTCAAATGATTTTTGGTATTGTAAAGCGTTAATCCAGTTCCAGTTATTTCTACGGGCAGTATTGTTATAGGCATAACCATTAAACGAATATCCATCCCCCTGAAGTGGATTCCAGAACTGAATATTTTCGGTATTGGCTCTTTCCCACGAGAAATTAGACCTGAAGTTTAAACCATCAATAATTTTAAAATCTGCTCCTAAATTAGTTAAGAACCTGTTATTTTCCGAGCTGTTAACATCTTTGTCAATCAGCACTGTTGGGTGTGCCCAGGTACTGGTAATCAGGTTGGCTGCATTACCTACGTTATTGGCCGAGATGTTATAACCACCTGCAGCATTATAAACCGGTACGTTTGGAGCAATGGCAATAGCAATACGCCCCAAACCTGATGAGTTAAAGGCGGCGCCAGGAGCTGAGCCGCTATTAGGCGCCCTGTTTATACTGTTGTTGTAGTTAACGTTCATGCTTAAGCTTAACCAATCGGTAGCTTTATGCGTAGCGTTTATACGGGCAGAATATCTTTTGAAAGTATTATTTTTAAGAAAACCATCCTGATCAGAAAGCCCTCCTGATAAATAATAAGTTGTTTTTGCTGTACCACCGCTTAAAGTTACGTTATGGTTTTGCGATTGTGCCGTTCTGTAAACCTCATCGTACCATTTGGTATCAACTAACGATCCATCAGCATTATAACTTGGAAAGAAACTTTTGTTATTCGCATCTCTTTGCGATGCCGGTACTGCGTTAGGATTTAGTACCAGGGCATTTGCAATGGCTGTATTCTTGCTATCCATGTATTGTTGCGCATTTAATAGATCAGGCAGGCGTACAGCGTTATTCACGCCATACCATCCATCATAAGTAATTTTAGCATCACCGCTTTTTCCTTTCTTGGTGGTAATTACCAATACACCCGCTGCAGCTCTCGAACCATAAAGTGCCGTAGAAGCCGCATCTTTTAAGATATCGATCGTTTCAATATCTGCCGGATTGATATCGCCAAGTGGGTTGTTGGTAGCAGAGTTTGCAGATGCATCGCTGGTTGGAAAAGGAATACCATCTACCACAACTAATGGGAATGAGCTTAATGAGATCGAACTCACACCCCTTACCCGAATAACCGGTGGGTTATTTAGCAAACCATTGGGTTGAATAATACTTACCCCTGCAGCTTGTCCGGTTAAACCCTGAACAAAACTTTGAACAGGTTTATCCTTCAAATCTTCGCCCTTCACGCTTGCAGCAGAACCAGTAAAGTCTCTCTTTTTAGTTACCCCGTAACCGGTAACCACCACATCGGATAATGTTTTAGAATCGCTTACTAAAGCAACATTAATTGTGCTTCCTGCACCAACGGCTTTAGATTGGCTTAAGTAGCCGATAAATGAAAACTCAAGTGCTGTAGCTTTGCCCGAAACACGAATGCTATACTTGCCATCGGCGCCGGTTATCGTTCCACCTGCTGCACCCTTAATTTTAACACTTACGCCTGGTAGGGGAAACCCATCTTCCTGACCCGTAACTGTCCCTGTGATTGTTCGATCTTGCGCTATTGCAGTACCTGCAATAAATAGCAATATGAACAAACTTTGTAGAAGTTTTTTCATAAGAAATTTTAGTTTAGTTAATGATAGTTTTAAAAATTTTTAGTTTTTGTTATCTGTTTTTTGAGTGAAAAATGTTTCTTAAACGACTATTAACTATTATTACAAGCATATAATTTATAAGCTATAAAAATTAATATAATACATACTTAAAATGTCTGTTTTACATTTAATAGTCGAATTATTAATTGTTAATAAAAAGAGTACGGATCTTCTCTGGCCGCAATTGGGCTAATAGTTGTTCTATATTGCGTTATTGCTCCGGTTGCAACAAACAACAAAACGAACAACTCCGGTTGGAGTCTTTTCATGAATTAGTTTAGTTTCAGGTTAATAAGCTGTCAATATAAAACTAAGTATTGTGTAATGCAAATTTTACATGCAAAAAAATGTTACCTAAAATTTCACAAAAACCATAGCTGCGGGATAAAAACTATAGTAAAATATGCCATAATGAGCACCAAACAAAGAAAAAGACCAGAAAACTACGGAATTAAAGAAATTAATTCAAACAAATAAGATACAAATACATTAAAATAGGATTAGAGACAGATTCGACACAAAAAATGATGAGCCGACAGCCAGCTTCATATAATAGATAGTGTTGTAGAGAACAACCACCTCCATAAAAACAAAAAAGGGGCCATAAAAATGGCCCCTTGAATAAAATATTATTATAAATCTTAAGGATTCTGTGCGCTTGGTGGAATTGCAGGATTTGCATTCAACTCATCACGTGGGATTAAGAATAAAAATTTAACGTCGCCTGCTGGTATAGTTAAAAGATTTGCTACTGATGTACCAACATAGTTGGGAACATTGGTTATAGTTCTATCTAAAGGTAAGTTTAGACGTTTTAAATCTAAATATCTAAAACCTTCACCCCAAAGTTCTACTCTACGATTTACCATGATCTCATCAACAAGTGCAGTCCC is drawn from Pedobacter sp. HDW13 and contains these coding sequences:
- a CDS encoding TonB-dependent receptor, which encodes MKKLLQSLFILLFIAGTAIAQDRTITGTVTGQEDGFPLPGVSVKIKGAAGGTITGADGKYSIRVSGKATALEFSFIGYLSQSKAVGAGSTINVALVSDSKTLSDVVVTGYGVTKKRDFTGSAASVKGEDLKDKPVQSFVQGLTGQAAGVSIIQPNGLLNNPPVIRVRGVSSISLSSFPLVVVDGIPFPTSDASANSATNNPLGDINPADIETIDILKDAASTALYGSRAAAGVLVITTKKGKSGDAKITYDGWYGVNNAVRLPDLLNAQQYMDSKNTAIANALVLNPNAVPASQRDANNKSFFPSYNADGSLVDTKWYDEVYRTAQSQNHNVTLSGGTAKTTYYLSGGLSDQDGFLKNNTFKRYSARINATHKATDWLSLSMNVNYNNSINRAPNSGSAPGAAFNSSGLGRIAIAIAPNVPVYNAAGGYNISANNVGNAANLITSTWAHPTVLIDKDVNSSENNRFLTNLGADFKIIDGLNFRSNFSWERANTENIQFWNPLQGDGYSFNGYAYNNTARRNNWNWINALQYQKSFDGVHNLNLTIGSDVQNTRTENWGAIRQGLGDPTFFDQFQGTFTTNVPGGNSINEIAFQAYLASASYNYKGKYYISGNFRRDGNSALSSDNKWGNFGGGSVGWTISEEDFFKNSALGKTVNSLRIRASYGRVGNANVPAYSEYTTYSPGLYGVTPFAWIFGQAGNKELKWETSNQLDFGLNLALFNNRLTFEADYFKKDINNLLLNVPQALSKGIPNDPAGTILANVGSMYNKGFEFALGGTPVKTEKFSWTANLNFTTIKNEVTALDPNVSQIIGTTGGLESASVTRVGESIGSIYAVKTNGVNPANGRRIYINAAGREVQYQHFGGANAWTYLDGTAAPSPAGDAQVIGGTLPKWYGGFNNTLNYGNFDLNFMFTFSGGNYIYNGSRAGLLDQRVWNNSTEVLNAWTTPGQQTNIPRVVYGDNVSNGSSFAIDANVEKGDFLRLQAATLGYRIPKSVFGKSGINSVRVYASVNNAFLITNYTGVDPEISTNGNSNLASGVERNSIPQGRSFTFGISLGL